A genome region from Camelina sativa cultivar DH55 chromosome 10, Cs, whole genome shotgun sequence includes the following:
- the LOC104716164 gene encoding auxin-responsive protein SAUR21-like: MGVFRGLMGAKKIFQGRSMAASPPKGFLAVYVGEIQMKRYIVPVSYLNQPSFQALLSKSEQEFGFDHPMGGLTIP, encoded by the coding sequence atgggCGTGTTCCGAGGTCTTATGGGTGCAAAGAAGATCTTTCAAGGCCGATCAATGGCAGCTTCACCACCAAAAGGGTTTCTTGCAGTGTATGTTGGGGAAATCCAGATGAAAAGATACATAGTGCCGGTCTCATACTTGAACCAGCCTTCGTTTCAAGCCTTGTTGAGTAAATCGGAGCAAGAGTTTGGGTTTGATCATCCAATGGGCGGTTTGACCATCCCTTGA
- the LOC104716165 gene encoding cysteine-rich receptor-like protein kinase 26: MLSLLVPLISLLIQIQCLTVVKSQPVPLKLNQICSNVTGNFTVNTPYAVNLDRLISSLSSLRHNDNGFYNISVGDSDGKVNSISQCRGDVKPEDCINCIAVAGKRLVTLCPVQKEAIIWYDKCTVRYSNRTIYERLEIYPQASITGTRNFTGDRGGWEKSLRGLLEGLKDRASVIGRSKKNFVVGETSGPSFQTLYGLVQCTPDVSEEDCSYCLSQGIAKIPNCCDMKMGSYVLSPSCILAYATWRFYYPVNIDEPSSVPATPSRPPKNETKSVTQGDKNRGVPKALIFAAASVAVVVFVIVFLLGFLRLRRKMKNSEHQQEKENISMDSMKFSFSLLQEATSHFSLENKLGEGGFGAVYKGVLSDGQKIAVKRLSRNAQQGETEFKNEFLLVAKLQHRNLVKLLGYSIEGTERLLVYEFLPHTSLDKFIFDPIEGKELEWEVRYKIIGGVARGLLYLHQDSRLRIIHRDLKASNILLDEEMTPKIADFGMARLFDIDHTTQRYTNRIVGTFGYMAPEYVMHGQFSFKTDVYSFGVLVLEIISGKKNSCFSNENSMEDLLSFAWRNWKEGVALNLVDKIMMTMSSYSSNMILRCINIGLLCVQEKVAERPSMASVLLMLDGHTLAISEPSKPAFFAHSNTVSDSSSSSGHNAKTSNYNSNTELYPR, from the exons ATGTTGTCTCTTCTTGTTCCTCTGATCTCACTCTTAATCCAAATCCAATGTCTCACCGTTGTTAAGTCGCAACCGGTTCCGTTAAAGTTAAACCAAATATGCTCAAACGTCACAGGCAACTTCACCGTTAACACCCCTTACGCCGTCAACCTCGACCGTCTCATCTCCTCTTTATCATCTCTCCGACATAACGATAACGGCTTTTACAACATCTCAGTTGGAGACTCCGATGGAAAAGTCAACTCAATCTCACAGTGTAGAGGCGATGTCAAACCTGAAGATTGTATCAATTGCATCGCAGTGGCTGGAAAAAGACTTGTCACATTGTGTCCGGTTCAGAAAGAGGCGATTATTTGGTATGACAAATGTACGGTTAGGTACTCAAACCGGACTATCTACGAAAGATTGGAGATTTACCCTCAAGCAAGCATAACCGGCACAAGAAACTTCACCGGAGATCGTGGTGGTTGGGAGAAATCATTAAGGGGTTTACTCGAAGGGCTTAAAGACAGAGCCTCTGTTATTGGTCGGAGCAAGAAGAATTTTGTTGTCGGCGAAACGAGCGGCCCGTCGTTTCAGACATTGTACGGTCTTGTTCAGTGCACGCCGGATGTTTCGGAAGAGGATTGTTCGTATTGTTTGTCTCAGGGTATTGCAAAGATCCCGAACTGTTGTGATATGAAAATGGGTAGTTATGTGCTGTCTCCAAGCTGTATATTGGCTTATGCTACCTGGAGATTCTATTATCCAGTGAACATTGATGAGCCAAGCTCAGTGCCTGCGACGCCATCACGGCCTCCAAAGAATGAGACGAAAAGTGTCACACAAG GGGATAAAAACAGAGGTGTACctaaagctttgatctttgctGCGGCGTCAGTTgctgttgttgtctttgttatAGTATTCTTACTCGGTTTCCTAAGGCTGAGAAGGAAGATGAAAAATTCAGAACACCAACAAGAAA AAGAAAATATTAGCATGGATTCCATGAAATTTAGTTTCAGTCTATTACAAGAGGCAACGAGTCATTTTTCACTGGAAAATAAACTTGGAGAAGGCGGATTCGGAGCAGTTTATAAG GGTGTACTTTCTGATGGACAAAAGATAGCCGTGAAAAGGTTGTCAAGAAATGCACAACAAGGTGAAACCGAATTCAAGAACGAGTTCTTGTTGGTGGCTAAGCTTCAACATCGTAATCTCGTGAAGCTCTTAGGTTACTCAATAGAAGGAACTGAAAGGCTTCTCGTGTATGAGTTCCTCCCACACACTAGTCTCGACAAGTTCATCTTCG ATCCGATCGAGGGTAAAGAATTGGAATGGGAAGTTAGATACAAAATCATTGGAGGTGTAGCAAGAGGACTTctttatcttcatcaagattctcGGCTCCGGATTATTCACCGTGACCTTAAAGCTAGTAACATATTGTTAGACGAGGAAATGACTCCAAAAATCGCAGATTTTGGAATGGCTAGGCTTTTCGATATCGACCACACGACTCAACGCTACACGAATAGGATCGTGGGGACTTT TGGATACATGGCTCCAGAGTATGTAATGCATGGACAGTTCTCGTTTAAGACAGATGTTTACAGTTTCGGCGTTTTGGTTCTTGAGATCATTAGTGGTAAGAAGAACAGTTGTTTCAGCAATGAAAATAGCATGGAAGATCTTCTTAGCTTT GCTTGGAGAAATTGGAAGGAAGGTGTTGCTTTGAATCTTGTGGACAAGATTATGATGACAATGTCTAGTTATTCATCGAATATGATCTTGAGATGCATAAACATTGGTCTTCTTTGTGTCCAAGAGAAAGTTGCAGAGAGGCCAAGCATGGCCTCGGTTCTTCTGATGTTAGATGGACATACTCTTGCTATTTCAGAACCTTCAAAGCCTGCGTTTTTTGCACATAGCAACACGGTATCGGatagctcttcttcttcaggacATAATgcaaaaacttcaaattataatTCCAACACTGAGTTGTATCCTCGGTGA
- the LOC109127009 gene encoding auxin-induced protein 15A-like → MAIRVPRVLQSSRQILRQAKLFSSSSSSSLDVPKGYLAVYVGERKMKRFVVPISYLNQPSFQNLLRKAEEEFGFDHPMGGLTIPCSEQVFIDLASRLN, encoded by the coding sequence ATGGCGATCAGGGTCCCTCGTGTGCTGCAATCATCCAGGCAGATTCTCCGTCAAGCAAAACTGTTCTCATCCTCGTCTTCTAGCTCTCTTGATGTTCCAAAGGGATACTTGGCTGTTTACGTaggagaaagaaagatgaagagatttGTAGTTCCGATATCTTACTTGAACCAGCCTTCATTTCAAAACCTACTAAGAAAGGCAGAGGAAGAGTTTGGATTTGATCATCCAATGGGTGGCCTTACGATCCCTTGCAGTGAACAAGTATTTATTGATCTTGCTTCTCGCCTCAACTGA
- the LOC109126955 gene encoding auxin-responsive protein SAUR15-like — protein sequence MTFLRSFLGAKQITRRRESSSSALSTPRGFMAVYVGENDQKRKRYVVPVSYLNQPLFQELLSKSEEEFGFDHPTGGLTIPCHESLFFTVTSQI from the coding sequence atgactTTTCTAAGAAGTTTCTTGGGTGCTAAGCAAATAACGCGAAGAAgggaatcatcatcatcagcattgTCGACACCAAGAGGATTCATGGCGGTTTATGTTGGAGAGAATGATCAAAAGAGGAAGAGATATGTGGTGCCTGTGTCATACTTAAACCAGCCATTGTTTCAAGAATTGTTGAGTAAATCTGAGGAAGAGTTTGGTTTTGATCATCCTACGGGCGGCTTAACCATACCGTGTCATGAATCTTTGTTCTTCACAGTCACATCTCAGATTTGA
- the LOC104716166 gene encoding auxin-induced protein 15A-like has protein sequence MAVKRSSKLTQTAMLKQILKRCSSLGKKQCYDEEGLPLDVPKGHFPVYVGEKRTRYIVPISFLTHPEFLILLQQAEEEFGFHHDMGGLTIPCEEVVFLSLTSMIR, from the coding sequence ATGGCGGTAAAGAGATCTTCAAAACTAACACAAACAGCAATGCTAAAGCAAATCCTCAAGAGATGCTCGAGCTTAGGCAAGAAACAATGCTATGACGAGGAAGGACTCCCTCTTGACGTACCAAAGGGACATTTTCCGGTTTACGTAGGCGAAAAGCGTACGAGGTACATAGTACCAATCTCCTTCTTGACTCATCCCGAATTTCTGATCCTTCTTCAACAAGCAGAGGAAGAGTTCGGGTTTCACCACGACATGGGAGGACTCACTATCCCTTGTGAAGAAGTTGTTTTCCTCTCTCTAACATCCATGATCAGATGA
- the LOC104719909 gene encoding putative F-box protein At4g38870 → METQRKKLAKVSIISLPDDLIMEILKRFPVKTVIRLLCVSKLWSSIIRSPYFMKLFLNESLKRPQSLVFVFKVNSLSLTYASVHFKSTREVSSSSSFASPATYHVTCHTRQRTTITPSVHGLICYGPPSSLVIYNPCTRRSVTLPRVSAGKRATNQYLGYDPIDNDYKVLCVTRGMPTLRNRRGLAEEIMVLTLESSGSSAWRMFQGSIPAHSPLSEQLCINGVLYYQAFIGTKLNECAIMSFDVRSEKIDLIKGPCTFRSFSKLTTYEGKLAVIFFEKKISGIIGLWVLEDASKEHWFKKTFALPKLVASKTNPHSGRFYEFRTTDADTGEIIFTPTFLHSSVPSVLYYDLKKNSMRTFEVEGRRTEQYIRCHADSVSSVQVENLMFL, encoded by the coding sequence ATGGAGacacagaggaagaagcttgcAAAGGTAAGCATAATCTCACTTCCGGATGATTTGATTATGGAGATACTCAAACGATTTCCAGTTAAAACTGTAATCAGATTGCTATGCGTATCTAAGCTCTGGAGTTCCATAATCCGCAGTCCATATTTCATGAAACTATTCCTGAATGAGTCTTTGAAAAGACCCCAAAGTCTCGTCTTTGTATTCAAAGTGAACTCTTTGTCTTTAACCTATGCATCTGTTCACTTCAAAAGTACACGTGaagtatcatcatcttcttcttttgcttctccaGCCACTTATCATGTGACTTGTCACACCAGACAGCGCACGACCATTACTCCTTCTGTCCACGGTCTGATTTGCTATGGACCACCTTCTAGCCTCGTGATATATAATCCTTGCACTAGACGATCGGTTACCTTGCCCAGGGTCAGTGCAGGGAAGAGAGCCACAAACCAGTACTTAGGCTATGATCCCATCGACAATGATTATAAAGTGTTGTGCGTCACGAGAGGAATGCCTACGCTGAGAAACAGACGCGGTTTAGCTGAGGAGATAATGGTTTTGACATTGGAAAGTAGTGGGAGTTCTGCTTGGAGGATGTTTCAAGGCTCTATTCCTGCTCACTCTCCTTTAAGTGAGCAACTTTGCAtcaatggtgttttgtattatcAGGCTTTTATTGGAACAAAACTAAATGAGTGTGCAATCATGagttttgatgttaggtctgaaaAGATTGATCTAATCAAAGGACCTTGCACCTTTCGTAGCTTCTCAAAGTTGACAACCTACGAGGGGAAGCTGGCTGTTATcttctttgaaaagaaaatcaGTGGTATTATTGGTTTGTGGGTTCTAGAAGATGCCTCTAAGGAGCATTGGTTCAAGAAGACTTTTGCTTTGCCTAAATTAGTTGCCTCCAAAACAAACCCTCATTCTGGTAGGTTTTATGAGTTTCGCACCACCGACGCTGACACTGGTGAGATTATATTTACACCAACCTTTCTGCATTCATCCGTACCTAGTGTTCTCTACTATGATCTGAAGAAAAATAGTATGAGAACTTTTGAAgtagaaggaagaagaacagagcAGTATATACGTTGTCATGCAGACTCTGTCTCCTCTGTTCAGGTTGAGAATCTCATGTTTCTGTAA
- the LOC104716167 gene encoding tRNA-dihydrouridine(47) synthase [NAD(P)(+)]-like, translated as MSDAVAELAADTSVGGDKKPSAAVQSTTKQFSVYEATSEELIERSMAPIKKEFLCPPPSRSLKQNDAAEFKAPQSGLVQEKKSKRQLKRERREQSTINLCPQVARTEDVNSCQYKDNCRFNHDIEAFKAQKPDDIEGQCPFVASEMKCAYGLSCRFLSSHRDIAGNSDGKENSEMNFFNKETQRLLWKNKMTFINADAKLKSLGLLGHAKKSNVAEENNAEKTQNGAQATKVAVDSAVSSEPTSDMIEDVDIPGPLETEEVRPMKKAKSEDEEKVKPGDVGGVNDGVKVEEETKKNGSSTSKGDVEDEDSIKIVETDGSLKLQPREKKKLIDFRDKLYLAPLTTVGNLPFRRLCKVLGADVTCGEMAMCTNLLQGQASEWALLRRHSSEDLFGVQICGSFPDTVSRTVELIDRECTVDFIDINMGCPIDMVVNRSAGSALLNKPLRMKNIVEVSSSIVETPITIKVRTAFFEGKNRIDSLIADIGNWGATAVTIHGRSRQQRYSKSADWDYIYQCTKNASTNLQVIGNGDVYSYLDWNKHKSDCPELSSCMIARGALIKPWIFTEIKEQRHWDITSGERLNILKDFVRFGLQHWGSDNKGVETTRHFLLEWLSYTFRYIPVGLLDVIPQQINWRPPSYFGRDDLETLMMSESAGDWVRISDLLLGKVPEGFTFAPKHKSNAYDRAENG; from the exons ATGTCGGATGCAGTAGCGGAGCTCGCGGCGGATACAAGTGTTGGAGGAGATAAGAAGCCTTCTGCTGCGGTTCAATCGACGACGAAACAGTTCTCTGTTTATGAAGCGACTTCGGAAGAGCTTATAGAACGATCAATGGCTCCTATTAAGAAGGAGTTCCTGTGTCCTCCTCCAAGCCGTTCCCTGAAGCAAAACGACGCCGCCGAATTTAAGGCGCCTCAGTCTGGCTTGGTCCaggagaagaaatcaaaacgACAGCTCAAACGGGAACGCCGCGAG CAATCTACCATCAATCTCTGTCCGCAGGTTGCGAGAACAGAAGACGTTAATTCCTGTCAGTATAAAGATAATTGCCGGTTTAATCATGATATTGAAGCTTTCAAGGCTCAG AAACCAGATGATATAGAGGGGCAATGCCCATTTGTGGCCTCTGAGATGAAGTGTGCATATGGTTTATCATGTAGATTCTTAAGCAGTCACAGAGACATCGCTGGTAATTCAGATGGGAAGGAAAATTCAGAGATGAACTTTTTTAACAAAGAGACACAGAGGCTTCTGTGGAAGAATAAGATGACTTTTATCAACGCAGATGCCAAGCTCAAGTCCCTTGGTCTATTG GGGCATGCCAAAAAAAGCAATGTTGCTGAAGAAAATAACGCAGAAAAGACTCAAAATGGTGCTCAAGCAACTAAAGTAGCGGTTGACTCAGCTGTCAGCTCTGAGCCTACATCAGATATGATAGAAGATGTTGATATTCCTGGACCATTAGAAACTGAGGAAGTTCGTCCTATGAAAAAGGCAAAATCTGAGGACGAAGAGAAAGTTAAACCTGGAGATGTTGGTGGAGTTAATGATG GCGTGAAAGTggaagaggaaacaaaaaagaatgggTCTTCTACTTCAAAAGGTGACGTAGAAGATGAGGATAGCATCAAAATTGTTGAAACTGATGGTAGTCTAAAGTTGCAGCCTCGCGAAAAGAAAAAGCTTATTGATTTTAGGGATAAGTTGTACCTTGCACCCCTAACAACTGTGGGCAATCTTCCCTTCCGAAGACTTTGCAAAGTGTTGGGAGCAGATGTGACTTGTGGTGAGATGGCTATGTGCACAAATCTTTTGCAG gGCCAAGCTTCGGAATGGGCTCTGCTTAGACGGCATTCATCGGAAGATCTGTTCGGTGTTCAGATTTGCGGTTCTTTTCCTGACACAGTGTCACGCACAGTTGAACTTATAGACCGAGAATGCACTGTTGATTTCATAGACATCAACATGGGTTGCCCGATAGATATGGTTGTCAACAGAAGTGCTGGTTCAGCTCTTCTCAACAAACCATTAAGAATGAAGAACATCGTGGAAGTTTCTTCTTCCATTGTTGAAACACCTATCACTATCAAG GTACGTACGGCATTCTTTGAGGGTAAGAATCGGATAGATTCATTAATTGCAGATATAGGAAATTGGGGAGCCACTGCAGTGACTATTCATGGGCGATCAAGACAGCAACGTTATAGCAAGTCTGCGGATTGGGACTATATATACCAGTGTACCAAAAACGCTTCCACTAACCTACAAGTTATAGGAAATGGAGATGTGTACTCTTATTTAGACTGGAACAAACACAAGTCTGACTGTCCTGAGTTGTCTAGCTGCATGATTGCTCGTGGAGCATTAATCAAG CCTTGGATATTTACTGAAATCAAAGAGCAACGTCACTGGGACATTACCTCAGGTGAAAGACTTAACATCTTGAAGGACTTTGTACGTTTTGGTCTTCAACATTGGGGATCCGACAATAAAG GAGTTGAGACAACTAGGCATTTCTTGCTGGAGTGGCTAAGCTACACGTTTAGGTACATACCTGTCGGTTTGCTTGATGTAATCCCGCAGCAAATCAACTGGCGCCCGCCTTCTTACTTTGGCCGTGATGATCTTGAGACACTCATGATGTCTGAATCTGCCGGTGACTGG GTGCGGATATCGGACTTGCTGCTTGGAAAGGTTCCGGAAGGCTTCACATTTGCCCCCAAGCACAAATCCAACGCTTATGATCGAGCTGAAAATGGCTAA
- the LOC104716168 gene encoding probable transcription factor PosF21, which yields MGDTEKCSNTTDHMIQRLHSSFGTSSSSTPKHATAPIHHHQQQQQQLDLNPNFLRSSTTPTSPQFPQFSKPFSDCAKRIGVPPSHPNLIPPPTSPFSQIPTSRQPASLHSHSRSLSQPNSFFSFDSLPPLSPSPFRDSLSAAQLPDHDVSMEDPDSAGFSLPPSSPFTRCNSSTSSTSSVRAGESLPPRKSHRRSSSDIPSGFNNSMNSLPLIPPRPLERSFSGGECADWSKSAPFVKKESSCDREGVGDREAMDDLFSAYMNLENIDVLNSSEAEDSKNGGGTNENRDDMDSSRASGTKTNNGSDTEGESSSVNESANTGVKRRAAGGDIAPTTRHYRSVSVDSCFMEKLSFGDESLKPPLSPGTISRKVSPTNSVDGNSGAAAFSIEFKNGEFTAAELKKIMANDKLAEMAMSDPKRVKRILANRQSAARSKERKMRYIVELEHKVQTLQTEATTLSAQLTLLQREMIGLTNQNNELKFRLQAMEQQARLRDALNEALNGEVQRLKLAIGETSHNGSERSKMQSLNAEMFQQLNISQLRQQPQQSSQNQNGTMALATKPESNE from the exons atgggTGATACAGAGAAGTGTAGTAACACCACTGATCATATGATCCAGAGACTTCACTCTTCTTTCggcacctcttcttcttccactcccaaACATGCTACTGCccccattcatcatcatcagcagcagcagcagcagctcgatttaaaccctaatttcctcCGCTCTTCTACTACTCCTACTAGTCCTCAATTCCCCCAATTCTCCAAGCCTTTCAGTGACTGTGCCAAACGAATCGGTGTTCCTCCCTCTCACCCTAACTTAATCCCACCACCGACTTCTCCCTTTTCTCAGATCCCCACCTCCCGACAACCCGCTTCTCTCCATTCTCATTCACGCTCGTTGTCTCAGCCcaactctttcttctccttcgatTCTTTGCCTCCTTTAAGCCCTTCTCCCTTCCGCGATTCTCTCTCCGCCGCGCAACTACCAGATCACGATGTCTCCATGGAGGATCCTGATTCCGCCGGCTTTTCTTTGCCTCCTTCATCTCCCTTCACCAGGTGTAATAGCTCCACCTCTTCTACCTCCTCCGTAAGAGCCGGTGAGAGTCTACCTCCCAGGAAGTCTCATAGACGCTCCAGCAGTGATATTCCCAGCGGCTTTAATAACTCCATGAATTCGCTGCCTTTGATCCCTCCAAGACCTTTGGAGAGGTCTTTTTCTGGTGGGGAATGTGCTGATTGGTCAAAGTCGGCTCCTTTTGTCAAGAAGGAATCAAGCTGCGATAGGGAAGGCGTCGGAGACAGAGAAGCCATGGATGATCTCTTCTCTGCATATATGAATCTTGAAAACATTGATGTATTGAACTCCTCCGAAGCTGAGGATAGCAAGAACGGAGGAGGTACTAATGAGAATCGGGATGATATGGACAGCAGCAGGGCAAGCGGAACCAAGACTAATAATGGTAGTGATACGGAAGGAGAGAGCAGCAGCGTGAACGAGAGTGCCAATACAGGAGTCAAGAGAAGAGCCGCCGGAGGAGATATTGCTCCTACCACCAGACATTACAGGAGTGTTTCTGTCGACAGCTGTTTCATGGAGAAGTTGTCTTTCGGTGACGAATCACTCAAGCCGCCTCTTTCTCCCGGTACTATCTCACGGAAAGTTTCCCCTACTAACTCGGTTGATGGGAATTCGGGTGCTGCTGCGTTCAGCATTGAGTTTAAAAACGGTGAATTTACTGCTGCGGAATTGAAGAAGATCATGGCTAATGATAAACTAGCAGAGATGGCCATGTCTGATCCTAAGCGTGtcaaaag AATCTTGGCAAACCGTCAGTCAGCAGCACGATcaaaggagaggaagatgcgGTACATAGTTGAATTGGAGCACAAAGTTCAGACTCTTCAGACCGAGGCTACTACATTGTCTGCTCAGCTCACGCTTTTGCAG AGAGAAATGATTGGGCTGACAAATCAGAACAATGAGCTCAAGTTCCGTCTTCAAGCAATGGAGCAACAAGCGCGTCTTCGTGATG CTCTGAACGAAGCACTGAATGGGGAAGTCCAGCGACTGAAACTGGCAATCGGTGAGACCAGCCACAACGGATCTGAGAGATCAAAGATGCAATCACTCAACGCAGAGATGTTCCAGCAACTCAACATCAGCCAGTTAAGACAGCAGCCACAACAGTCTTCGCAGAACCAGAATGGAACTATGGCGTTGGCAACAAAACCTGAATCTAATGAATAG